The following are encoded together in the Balaenoptera acutorostrata chromosome 9, mBalAcu1.1, whole genome shotgun sequence genome:
- the TPH1 gene encoding tryptophan 5-hydroxylase 1, which yields MIEDNKENKDHSLEKGRATLIFSLKNEVGGLIKALKIFQEKHVNLLHIESRKSKRRNSEFEIFVDCDINREQLNDIFHLLKSHTNILSVNLPDNFTVKEDGMETVPWFPKKISDLDHCANRVLMYGSELDADHPGFKDNVYRKRRKYFADLAMNYKHGDPIPNVEFTEEEIKTWGTVFRELNKLYPTHACREYLKNLPLLSKYCGYREDNIPQLEDVSNFLKERTGFSIRPVAGYLSPRDFLSGLAFRVFHCTQYVRHSSDPLYTPEPDTCHELLGHVPLLAEPSFAQFSQEIGLASLGASEEAVQKLATCYFFTVEFGLCKQEGQLRVFGAGLLSSISELKHALSGHAKVKPFDPKITCKQECLITTFQDVYFVSESFEDAKEKMREFTKTIRRPFGVKYNPYTRSIQILKDTKSITSAMNELQHELDVVSDALAKVSRQLSI from the exons ATGATTGAAGAcaataaggaaaacaaagatcATTCCTTAGAAAAGGGAAGAGCAACTctcattttttccttaaagaatgaagttggagggCTTATAAAAGCACTGAAAATCTTCCAG GAGAAACATGTGAACCTGTTACATATTGAGTCCCGAAAATCAAAGAGAAGAAACTCAGAGTTTGAGATTTTTGTTGATTGTGATATCAATAGAGAACAATTGAATGATATTTTTCATCTGTTGAAGTCTCATACTAATATTCTCTCTGTGAATCTACCAGATAATTTTACTGTGAAGGAAGATG gtaTGGAAACTGTTCCTTGGTTTCCAAAGAAGATTTCTGACCTGGACCATTGTGCTAACAGAGTTCTGATGTATGGATCCGAACTGGATGCTGACCATcct GGCTTCAAAGACAATGTCTATCGTAAAAGACGAAAGTATTTTGCAGACTTGGCTATGAACTATAAACA TGGAGACCCCATTCCTAACGTTGAATTCACTGAAGAGGAGATCAAGACCTGGGGAACTGTGTTCCGAGAGCTCAACAAACTTTACCCAACCCATGCCTGCAGAGAGTATCTCAAAAACTTACCTTTGCTTTCTAAATACTGTGGATACCGGGAAGATAATATCCCACAATTGGAAGATGTctcaaactttttaaaag AGCGCACAGGTTTTTCCATCCGTCCTGTGGCTGGTTACTTATCACCAAGAGATTTCTTATCAGGTTTAGCCTTTCGAGTTTTTCACTGCACACAGTATGTGAGACACAGTTCAGATCCCCTCTATACCCCAGAGCC AGATACCTGCCATGAACTCTTGGGTCATGTCCCCCTTTTGGCTGAACCTAGTTTTGCTCAGTTCTCCCAAGAAATTGGCCTGGCTTCTCTTGGAGCTTCAGAAGAGGCTGTTCAAAAACTGGCAACG TGCTACTTCTTCACTGTGGAGTTTGGTCTATGTAAACAAGAGGGACAGCTAAGAGTCTTCGGTGCTGGCTTACTTTCTTCCATCAGTGAACTCAAA CACGCACTTTCTGGACATGCGAAAGTAAAGCCCTTTGATCCTAAGATTACCTGCAAACAGGAGTGTCTCATCACAACTTTTCAGGATGTCTACTTTGTATCTGAAAGCTTTGAAGATGCAAAGGAGAAGATGAG agAATTTACCAAAACAATCAGGCGTCCATTTGGAGTGAAGTATAATCCGTATACACGGAGTATTCAGATCTTGAAGGACACCAAGAGCATAACCAGTGCCATGAATGAGCTGCAGCATGAGCTTGATGTTGTCAGTGATGCCCTTGCTAAAGTCAGCAGGCAGCTGAGCATCTGA